TCCAAAAGATGACTTTCTACCCAGATTTCTTTAGGAATAAATGGTGTCCCCGCATAGAATTGCTTCATAAAGCTCTCTAAAATCTCTGAGCGACTCTCTTCCATGGCCACTTGAATGTAGTGGTGCTCTCTGCCAACCATTCTTCCCTCACGCACAAAAAACACTTGAATGACGGCATCTCTATCGTCTTTGGCCAACGCAATAATATCCCTGTCTTCTACCCCTTCTGAGGTGATTTTTTGACGCTGTGCCACATGTCGGACAGACTGAATCAAATCCCTATACTTTAGTGCCTCCTCGTAATCCATCAATTCTGATGCCTCCATCATCTGTTTTGTCAATTTTTCAATAACAGGCTCAAAATTTCCATTTAAAAAATCGAGTACCCCACTAATATTTTCTTGATACTGTTTCGCACCAATATAGCCCTGGCAGGGTGCCTTACATTGATGAATATGATAATTCAAACATGGTCTTTGTACGCCAATATCCCTCGGAAGAACTCGATGACATATCCGAATTTGAAATACCCTCTGCAAAAGATCTATTGTATCCTTTACGGCCGTAGCACTAGAAAATGGTCCAAAATACTTTGCCCCATCTTTTTTAAATTGCCTAGTCAACAAAATTCGTGGAAAATCCTCTCTGACGGTCACCTTGATATAGGGATAGGTCTTATCATCCTTTAGTAAGGTGTTATATTTTGGCCGATTTTCTTTAATTAAATTATTCTCTAAAATTAATGCCTCAAGCTCTGTGTCGGTCACAATATATTCAAATCGAACGATTTTTGACACCATTTTTTTTATCTTTTCTGTTTTATCTCTGCTCGATTGAAAATATTGACGAACACGATTTTTTAAAGAAATCGCCTTACCAACATAAATAATCTCATCCCGTTCATCGTGCATAATATACACACCTGGCGAAGAGGGTAACTTTTTCAATTCTTCCTCAATCACAAATGCCAATGTCTTGCCCTCTTCTATTTATTGCGCAATCTTCCGCCTTCATAGTGCTCTTGCATATCGAGGTAGCGAACAATACCAGCCACCTGTTGCGGTTCATTGCCTGCCATCTTTTCAATGTCCAAAGTCGTATAAATACAATCTAAATCCTTTTGTGTAAAACTATTTTTGTTGTGTAAAAGAATTGCCTTTTTGTCACCTAAAGACTGTGCATCCAAGAATTTTACAAGATAATTCTTTTCTTCTGCCTTTTTTGTCTCCATTTTCTTTCTCTGCTCATCTGCACCTTCCTGCAATTCCTTTGTCACTTCTTCTACGGCTTCCTGCACTTCGGGTTTAAAGATTTTAGGTCTTCTCGCCACTTTTTCCCCATCCCTTTCCTTCACTTCTTCCTCGCTCTCCTTGCCCATATCCACAAGTTCAAAGCGATATTTTTGTGTCACAGCGGGATATTTCTCATGATCGACTTCACTCATAAACATCTCTATTGGTCTCGCATAAATTCCAAACTCACCATAGAGTGCCTGATAGATGACTAGCTTCTCACCAGTCTCCGAATGCTT
This region of Lachnospiraceae bacterium oral taxon 096 genomic DNA includes:
- the uvrC gene encoding excinuclease ABC subunit UvrC, producing MAFVIEEELKKLPSSPGVYIMHDERDEIIYVGKAISLKNRVRQYFQSSRDKTEKIKKMVSKIVRFEYIVTDTELEALILENNLIKENRPKYNTLLKDDKTYPYIKVTVREDFPRILLTRQFKKDGAKYFGPFSSATAVKDTIDLLQRVFQIRICHRVLPRDIGVQRPCLNYHIHQCKAPCQGYIGAKQYQENISGVLDFLNGNFEPVIEKLTKQMMEASELMDYEEALKYRDLIQSVRHVAQRQKITSEGVEDRDIIALAKDDRDAVIQVFFVREGRMVGREHHYIQVAMEESRSEILESFMKQFYAGTPFIPKEIWVESHLLDAELIGEWLSAKRGSKVCLIFPQRGEKEKLMELARKNAELVLAKDADKLKREEKRSIGAVREIEKILGFSPISRMEAYDISNISGVSSVGSMVVYENGKPKKSDYRKFRIQTVIGPNDYASMEEVLTRRFRDALSLDEHFVKLPDLILMDGGKGQINIARGVLKKLDLDIPVCGMVKDDHHRTRGLYFNNMELPMDVHDEAFHLITRIQDEAHRFAIEYHRSLRGKTQVKSVLDEILGIGPVRRKALMRYFGEIKKIQEAEVEELLKVHEMDKKAAQAVYEFFHPKQ
- a CDS encoding DUF1653 domain-containing protein, translated to MEARKDPRAGEFYKHFKDKLYQVVTVAKHSETGEKLVIYQALYGEFGIYARPIEMFMSEVDHEKYPAVTQKYRFELVDMGKESEEEVKERDGEKVARRPKIFKPEVQEAVEEVTKELQEGADEQRKKMETKKAEEKNYLVKFLDAQSLGDKKAILLHNKNSFTQKDLDCIYTTLDIEKMAGNEPQQVAGIVRYLDMQEHYEGGRLRNK